The genomic interval AACTAAGCTTACAAGACCAGGTATACTTGCCAGGGATATTTTTTTCATTTTTAATAATTCACGCAAAGCAATTGTAGCTAATAAATAAACAAATATTGTAAATGGTAATCCCCCGTAAATGATAAAGGGAAGAAAAATAGCTGCAGCCAATACTGCAGTTAAAATTCGTTGTTTCATTGTGCTTTCATCACCTTTTATACGCCGCCATATCTGCGTCCTCTTTGTTGATATGTGTGAATGGCTTGTAATAAGTTTTCTTCATTAAAATCTGGCCATAGAACTTCTGTAAACCAAAATTCAGTATATGCTAACTGCCATAACATAAAATTACTCAGTCTTATTTCACCACTAGTACGGATTAATAAATCAGGATCCTTAAGTGTATGTGTCATTAAATAATTCGAAAATATTTCTTCATTAATAGAATCTTCATTTAACTGACCATTTTTAACATCGTGAGCAATTGATTGTACGGCTGAAATAATTTCTGCACGGCTTCCATAATTTAATGCAAAATTAAGAATCATTCCATCATTGTTCTTAGTATCATTAATTGCTTTTTCTACCGCTCTTAACGTATGTGCTGGAAGTCTATTTTTATCGCCCATAATTCGAACCTGAACATTTTTCTCAATAAGTTCTGGTAAATAGGTATTTAAAAATTCTTCAGGAAGCTTCATTATGTATTCTACTTCTGATTTAGGTCTTTTCCAATTTTCAGTTGAAAAAGCATATAAAGTGAGTACTTTAACACCTAGTTCGTTCGCTTGTCTTGTAATTTTCCTGACTACTTTCATACCTTCATGATGACCAGCAATTCTTGGAAGTGCACGTTTTTTAGCCCATCTACCATTACCATCCATAATTATGGCAATATGCTCAGGAATCTCTTCCTTTAATAATTCCTCTTTAATAATTGATTGTTCATTTGCGGCTTGAGGATTGCCTTTCCACTTCTTTAATATGTTGAGCATGTGATTCCTCCAACACCCAATAATTCATGATCTCTTTTTACCATGATACTGTTAACAGTATTAACAAAAAAACCCCCTGTAAACATTAGAGGGTCTTTAACATTTCTATTGTACCTATTTTTTCATTAAACTTCCATGATTTCTTTTTCTTTATCTTTTGCAACATTATCTACTTTTACAATATACTCATCAGTTAATTTTTGAATATTTTCCGTGTTGTTTCTTAACTCATCCTCTGTGATTTCACCATTTTTTTCTAACTTCTTCAAGTCATCGTTACCATCACGACGAATATTTCGAACTGCCACCTTTGCTTCTTCAGCATATTTTTTTACTAGCTTGACAAGTTCTTTACGTCTTTCTTCAGTTAAAGCAGGTATAGATAATCGAATAATAGATCCATCATTTGAAGGAGTTAATCCTAAATCTGATTTAAGGATCGCTTTTTCGATATCACCAAGAACTGATTTATCATATGGCTGAATAACAAGCATACGTGCTTCAGGTACGCTTATTGAAGCTAGCTGATTAACAGGTGTTGGTGCGCCATAATATTCAACAGAGATTTTATCTAATAAGTTAGCACTAGCTCTTCCCGCTCTTACAGATG from Metabacillus sediminilitoris carries:
- the frr gene encoding ribosome recycling factor yields the protein MAKQVLENTKDKMEKAVSSLSRELASVRAGRASANLLDKISVEYYGAPTPVNQLASISVPEARMLVIQPYDKSVLGDIEKAILKSDLGLTPSNDGSIIRLSIPALTEERRKELVKLVKKYAEEAKVAVRNIRRDGNDDLKKLEKNGEITEDELRNNTENIQKLTDEYIVKVDNVAKDKEKEIMEV
- a CDS encoding isoprenyl transferase — its product is MLNILKKWKGNPQAANEQSIIKEELLKEEIPEHIAIIMDGNGRWAKKRALPRIAGHHEGMKVVRKITRQANELGVKVLTLYAFSTENWKRPKSEVEYIMKLPEEFLNTYLPELIEKNVQVRIMGDKNRLPAHTLRAVEKAINDTKNNDGMILNFALNYGSRAEIISAVQSIAHDVKNGQLNEDSINEEIFSNYLMTHTLKDPDLLIRTSGEIRLSNFMLWQLAYTEFWFTEVLWPDFNEENLLQAIHTYQQRGRRYGGV